A single window of Halotalea alkalilenta DNA harbors:
- a CDS encoding isochorismatase family protein produces the protein MTIPAITPYPMPGAEARPDNRVDWRPEAGRAALLIHDMQEYFLDKYYRDQAPIPMLLDHTRQLLDHARANGIPVFYTAQPTEQPDSDRALLNDFWGPGLPAHPELYPIVARLAPTADEVVLTKWRYSAFQRSDLRAQLRELGRDQLIITGIYGHIGCMATALEAFMQDVQPFFVYDAVADFSASEHRMATDYVARNCGVSLTTADTIAALDSARGFDLAAFEAEIERLLETPLEEIPGDENLMLAGMDSIRLMSLAERLRREGIEVGFADLVEHATLDEWREIFRAGGMK, from the coding sequence ATGACCATCCCCGCGATCACGCCCTATCCGATGCCCGGCGCCGAGGCTCGTCCCGACAACCGGGTCGACTGGCGGCCGGAAGCAGGCCGTGCGGCGCTGCTGATCCATGACATGCAGGAGTACTTCCTCGACAAGTACTACCGCGACCAGGCACCGATTCCGATGCTGCTCGACCACACTCGCCAGCTGCTCGACCATGCGCGCGCGAATGGAATCCCGGTGTTCTACACCGCGCAGCCGACCGAACAGCCCGATAGCGACCGCGCCCTGCTCAACGACTTCTGGGGCCCGGGCCTGCCCGCCCATCCCGAGCTCTACCCGATCGTCGCCCGCCTCGCCCCCACCGCGGACGAGGTGGTACTGACCAAGTGGCGCTACAGCGCCTTCCAGCGCTCCGACCTGCGCGCCCAACTGCGCGAGCTGGGTCGCGACCAGCTGATCATCACCGGCATCTATGGCCACATCGGCTGCATGGCGACCGCGCTCGAGGCCTTCATGCAGGATGTCCAGCCGTTCTTCGTCTACGACGCGGTGGCGGACTTCTCTGCGTCGGAGCACCGCATGGCCACCGACTACGTCGCGCGCAACTGCGGCGTGAGCCTGACCACCGCCGACACCATCGCCGCGCTGGACAGCGCCCGCGGCTTCGATCTGGCCGCCTTCGAGGCGGAGATCGAGCGGCTGCTCGAGACCCCGCTGGAGGAGATTCCCGGCGACGAGAACCTGATGCTCGCAGGGATGGACTCGATTCGTCTGATGAGCCTCGCCGAGCGGCTGCGCCGGGAGGGCATCGAGGTCGGCTTCGCCGATCTGGTCGAGCATGCGACGCTTGACGAATGGCGCGAGATCTTCCGCGCCGGTGGAATGAAATGA